One genomic region from Patescibacteria group bacterium encodes:
- a CDS encoding DNA polymerase III subunit alpha — MEFVHLHLHSHYSLLDGLSKIDDLVLRAKDYNMKSLALTDHGVLYGAVEFYQKAKKAGIKPIIGVETYMAPNGRHSKNIKTDERPYHLVLLAYNNQGYKNLLKIVTIAHLEGFYYKPRIDWEVLEQYHEGLIATSACLAGEIPRSILNGDLNKTREIIKRYKNILGPENFYLEVHYHPSMPEQEEVNKAIFSLSKELDVPVIAAVDSHYLYPEDNIAQDILLCLQNKTTLNDEDRRLCMMGEDYSFSAFEKALQHFSDHPEIFANTLKIAERCNVELELKKVHLPFFEVPGGKTPEEYLRELCEGGLEKRYGITPENRKNYPEIIERLNYELSVIGKTGFASYFLIVQDFVNWAKNNGIVVGPGRGSAAGSIVSYLANITNIDPLKYDLLFERFLNPERISMPDIDLDFADTRRDEVIRYVEGKYGKDHVAQIITFGTMAARAAVRDVGRVLGLSYSYCDKIAKMIPMMMDLSDALEKISELKDAYNKEADAKKLLDLAKRLEGSARHASTHACGVLITKDPLTEYVPLQYASSGDKTIVSQYSLHPIEDLGLLKMDFLGLKNLTILENTLEILKKGRNIELDVDKLPLEDKKTFKLLQAGLTTGVFQLESSGMKRYLKQLKPTNFEDIIAMVALYRPGPMEWIPDYIAGKNGKKEIRYLHPKLKPILSKTFGVAIYQEQVLQIARDLAGFTLGEADVLRKAVGKKIAELLQEQKTKFINGCVKNGIDESTARTVFEFIEPFAGYGFNRAHATCYAMIAYETAFMKANYPKEFMASLLTAEQNDIDRIAILVEECNQMGIEVLPPDINESYKQFTAVMASDKSRIRFGLLAIKNVGENVVQTIITERKTNGPYKDLEDFLTRVKTKDLNKKSLESLVKCGALDKFGERNQMLQNTERILAFIKETHEEINNNQGNLFGLAPAFSMAPSLKLDFAEPATDKQKLAWERELLGLYVSEHPANEFAASFKNLVLPIGSLERSLTNKFVNILGVVGNIKKVLTRSGEQMLFAKIEDGGGSTEAIVFPKLLQNTYALWQDGKMVILNGRISDKDGEVKILVERAEELTSENKEVVYQKFYSQYPSIDISHRPDFSPKTSVADLTARNIPQFSIIINLPASANGQVIKKLKEFCFRYPGERKVFLKITGNSESVKTIETNFKISFNDEIKSGLEEIAGPGTVFSG, encoded by the coding sequence ATGGAGTTTGTTCATCTTCATCTTCATAGCCATTATTCTTTGCTTGACGGGTTGTCTAAAATAGACGACCTTGTTTTGCGCGCCAAAGATTATAATATGAAATCCTTGGCCCTGACTGACCATGGCGTGCTTTATGGCGCTGTGGAGTTTTATCAAAAGGCAAAAAAGGCGGGAATTAAGCCGATTATAGGAGTGGAAACTTACATGGCGCCCAATGGGCGTCATAGTAAAAATATAAAAACTGACGAGCGTCCTTACCACCTTGTTCTTTTGGCTTACAATAATCAGGGATATAAAAATCTTCTTAAAATAGTGACTATCGCTCATCTGGAGGGTTTTTATTACAAACCGCGTATTGATTGGGAAGTTTTGGAACAGTATCACGAAGGCCTTATTGCCACTTCCGCCTGTCTTGCCGGAGAAATCCCACGTTCAATTTTAAACGGCGACTTAAATAAAACCAGAGAAATTATCAAAAGGTATAAAAATATTCTCGGTCCGGAAAATTTTTATCTGGAAGTCCATTATCATCCGTCTATGCCCGAACAGGAGGAAGTGAATAAAGCGATTTTTTCTTTAAGCAAGGAATTGGACGTGCCGGTAATTGCGGCCGTGGACAGTCATTATTTATATCCAGAGGACAATATTGCCCAAGATATTTTACTTTGTCTGCAGAATAAGACCACTTTAAACGATGAAGATCGCCGACTTTGCATGATGGGCGAAGATTATTCTTTCAGCGCCTTTGAAAAAGCGCTGCAACACTTTAGTGATCATCCGGAAATTTTTGCCAATACTTTAAAGATAGCTGAAAGATGCAATGTGGAATTAGAACTTAAAAAAGTTCATTTGCCTTTTTTTGAAGTTCCCGGCGGCAAGACCCCGGAAGAATACTTAAGAGAACTTTGCGAGGGTGGTCTTGAAAAGAGATATGGCATAACGCCGGAAAATAGAAAAAATTATCCGGAGATTATTGAGCGTTTAAATTATGAATTGTCGGTAATCGGCAAAACCGGTTTTGCTTCTTATTTTTTGATTGTGCAGGATTTTGTAAATTGGGCAAAAAATAACGGCATTGTCGTGGGGCCGGGGAGAGGCAGCGCCGCCGGCAGTATTGTTTCATATCTCGCCAATATCACTAATATTGACCCACTGAAATATGATTTGCTTTTTGAAAGATTTTTGAACCCCGAAAGAATTTCCATGCCTGATATTGATTTGGATTTTGCCGATACTCGCCGCGATGAGGTTATCCGCTATGTTGAGGGCAAGTATGGCAAAGACCATGTGGCGCAAATTATTACCTTTGGAACAATGGCGGCGCGGGCGGCGGTGCGCGATGTCGGCCGCGTGCTCGGGTTAAGTTACAGTTATTGTGATAAAATCGCCAAGATGATTCCCATGATGATGGATTTAAGCGATGCCTTGGAGAAAATTTCTGAACTCAAGGACGCTTACAATAAAGAAGCCGATGCCAAGAAATTATTAGATTTAGCAAAACGTTTGGAGGGTTCCGCTAGGCACGCTTCCACTCATGCCTGCGGAGTTTTGATTACCAAAGACCCGCTGACGGAATACGTGCCGCTCCAATATGCCAGCAGTGGAGATAAAACTATTGTTTCGCAGTATTCTCTTCATCCCATAGAAGATTTAGGCCTTTTAAAAATGGATTTTTTGGGGTTGAAAAATCTCACCATTTTGGAAAATACACTGGAGATTTTAAAAAAGGGTAGAAACATAGAGTTGGATGTTGATAAACTCCCCTTGGAAGATAAAAAGACCTTCAAGCTTTTGCAGGCCGGGCTGACTACCGGAGTTTTTCAGTTGGAAAGTTCGGGGATGAAACGTTATTTAAAACAGTTAAAACCGACTAATTTTGAAGATATTATCGCCATGGTGGCGCTTTATCGTCCGGGACCGATGGAGTGGATTCCGGATTATATCGCCGGTAAGAATGGCAAAAAAGAGATTAGATATCTGCATCCCAAATTAAAACCGATTTTAAGCAAGACATTTGGCGTGGCTATTTATCAGGAGCAGGTGTTGCAGATTGCCCGCGATTTAGCCGGGTTCACTTTGGGCGAGGCCGATGTTTTACGCAAGGCGGTAGGTAAAAAAATCGCCGAGCTTCTTCAAGAACAAAAAACCAAATTTATCAACGGCTGTGTTAAAAACGGTATTGATGAAAGTACTGCCCGAACGGTTTTTGAATTTATTGAGCCATTCGCCGGCTATGGTTTCAATCGCGCTCACGCCACTTGCTATGCCATGATTGCTTATGAAACCGCTTTTATGAAAGCCAACTATCCCAAAGAGTTTATGGCCTCGCTCCTTACCGCCGAGCAGAATGATATTGACCGCATCGCTATTTTGGTTGAGGAATGCAATCAAATGGGGATTGAAGTTTTGCCACCGGATATCAATGAGAGCTATAAACAATTTACGGCCGTTATGGCCTCGGACAAGTCGCGCATTCGTTTCGGGCTTTTGGCTATAAAAAATGTCGGGGAGAATGTGGTGCAAACCATTATTACCGAAAGGAAAACCAATGGGCCGTATAAAGATTTAGAGGATTTTTTAACCAGAGTGAAGACCAAGGATTTAAACAAGAAATCTCTGGAAAGTTTGGTTAAATGCGGGGCGCTGGATAAATTTGGGGAGCGCAATCAAATGCTCCAAAATACGGAGAGAATTTTGGCTTTTATAAAAGAAACACACGAAGAAATAAATAATAATCAGGGTAATCTTTTCGGTCTCGCTCCGGCTTTTTCCATGGCCCCTTCTCTAAAATTAGATTTTGCCGAACCAGCTACTGATAAGCAGAAACTGGCCTGGGAGAGAGAGTTACTCGGTCTTTACGTGAGCGAGCATCCCGCCAATGAATTTGCGGCTTCTTTTAAAAATTTAGTTTTACCGATTGGGAGTTTAGAAAGGTCTTTAACGAATAAATTTGTCAACATTCTGGGTGTTGTCGGAAACATCAAAAAAGTTCTGACCCGCAGCGGCGAGCAGATGCTTTTTGCTAAAATAGAGGATGGCGGTGGTAGCACCGAGGCCATTGTTTTCCCAAAACTTTTGCAGAATACTTACGCGTTATGGCAAGACGGGAAAATGGTTATTTTGAACGGCAGAATTTCCGACAAGGATGGGGAAGTAAAAATTTTAGTGGAGCGGGCGGAAGAATTAACTTCGGAAAATAAAGAAGTTGTTTATCAAAAATTTTATAGCCAATATCCCTCCATTGATATTTCTCATCGTCCCGATTTTTCCCCTAAGACATCCGTCGCCGATTTAACGGCAAGAAATATCCCGCAATTTTCCATAATTATAAATCTTCCCGCTTCGGCGAACGGCCAGGTTATCAAAAAATTAAAAGAATTTTGTTTCCGTTATCCCGGAGAAAGAAAAGTGTTTTTAAAAATAACCGGAAATTCGGAATCAGTCAAAACGATTGAAACCAATTTTAAAATCAGCTTTAATGACGAGATAAAATCCGGCTTGGAGGAAATCGCCGGCCCGGGGACGGTTTTTAGTGGTTAA